The DNA region AACATATCTTGGTTACAAGCGGCTGTGAATTGCTTGTGCAGAATAAATTACTGGTACTCTCTAGTTTAGGATTTTTACATAATTGAGATCTATTCCATAAAATATCATTCTACTTTTCTCTGAAAGATATCATAGTACTAGAAGAAATTTGTTCTACAGTCTAATTATTTGATGGCTGGTTACAGGTTATTGATATCATTGTCTCCCATCCTGAACATGACATAATTATTGGGATTGACTCTCTGGGAAAAGAGGACCTTTTGCTTCACATTTCACATGAACTTAAAATAAAGGTAAGAGGAAGAgccatctattttatttatggaTTATTAGATGGTCTCTATAAAAGAACATGACATGATGGCATACTATTGCGAATATGTGGCTAAGTTGGATTTCCACTTTGGAAATCACTGGAAGAAGACCGAATGATCTAATCTTTGGTCATAAATTTATGTCCTTTtggttgtttaaaaattgacaaaatacCGTGAATTATCTGGAGAACTTACACTGTCATTTATCATATgactaaaagtctaaaagtaCACTGATATTCTTACTACTTTTTTCCCTCTACATCCAATTAAGTAGTTAAATGCATATATTTGACACTTTTTTATCTAATTGTTCTTGTTTGTTACCTGTTCATTTGTTCACCCAActatgttgttttctttattaaagATTTGGGTGTGGCCAGAACGCTTGCAAACTATGCATCTTCTTGGGTTCCATGACATATTCACAACCAAGACTTCTCTTACAAGAGTGCGAGCTGTTCCTCGTTACAGTTTTAGTGTTGAAACTTTAGAGGGACTAAACACAATGCACCCAACTATAGGTATCATGCCATCTGGTCTTCCATGGGTGGTGAGACCTCTTGAAAATGGTGACAAACTTTTCGGTTCCCTTTTAACTTCTCGTTACAACAGAAGCAAATGGAGTGGAAATGGTGGGAACCATACTGAAAAGCCAAATGGAAATTTAGGTTCTGTGGAAAAGTATCATAAGTACATATATTCTGTTCCATACTCAGATCACTCATGCTTTGCAGAGATAGAGGATTTTGTAAAACTTGTCCAGCCAACCAACATGAAAGGCATCGTCTCTTCATCATCGTGCTATGTTGATCCTCTGTACTATTTTGGCCGCCTTTGTGGAGCCTACCAATCAGCTCAAAGTTTACCTCACaataagagaaaagagagagttgaaagagttcttgctgtcAATAACAAAACTACCTTTAGATGTGGTGCTTCTGCTGGGGTGGAGAGGAAAAGAGCAATGACTGTGAAGGTCAAAAGTTCAGGTATTCATGTGAGCAGGATGAGTGCACTGAGACGAAAAAAGCGTGGTGCAAAGATTGAGGAAAATGACCGTCCcaattgatttgttttcttattcATTATTGTCAGTACAAAGGTACGATCAATGTTGCATGTATAGTTGGATGAAAGTATTCAATTGTAAAGTTCGAAATACCAATGACATTTAAGGTGCAAGGAGTGTTCTTTTTatgctttttctctctcatatctCAAGAGTATTATAATTTGCATTGCAGAATAAAATTCAGGATGCATTGCGACACATAGGAAGGTGGTAGATTTTTGGTTGTCTCTAGGTTGTGAGCAGATGTTCATTAATTGCTTGTGTTGTAGAGAGGCCATGTCGAAACTGTACCAGTCACAGTGAGTTAACAAAGTTTCTTGCCTGCTTAGTCTTTTCAGCACCTCTACATTGTTGAGTAAGAAAAGAAGGCACCATTACATGGCATGGCACATTGCAGATTTTtacaattaattgtttaatttgtcACTACATCTTCGTCCATTATATAATTTGTTTGTTATTGTGCGTAAAGAATGCACCATTAATTGTTTAAAAGCATGGCGCAAAGGTTGTGGAAAATGAATGATATTATTCTGAATATACTATGTGCCTAGGATGTGGCTAGAAAGTGCGCTTTTGGACATCACACACGTTTTAGATAGACGTTATCAGAAACATccatagttattttttatgttttaattttaattttcttggttGGTTTCGCATGATAGTTTTTTCAGCCAACAAGGAACTACAGGGAATTAGTATCAGAATTTTTAGGACAATGCAATTGGCAATagtcatccaaaaaaaaaaagacacctGGTAGGAATGGGCTTGGTCATGGCAGGTCATACATCTGTTACCTAGCTTTTCATAGGATTATAGGagaaaacgaaaaagaaaaaacaaaataagaagcTCTTTCTAGTTTCTAGCCATTTGAATTGGAATTGACAGTCTGAGGTCCAAAACAAGAATCATTATTAGGGTGAGGTTTGGGTACAATGCCCAGTTGCATTGgatttgttgagaaaatgaCACGTGTTCATTTCTATCTGAATGAGTTCAGTGCACTAGACCTAAGTCTTACcctgattattattattatttcttttgatgGTGATGAATTGAGGAAATAGGTTAACGCAAAGGGACcacacaaaaaatttattatggaATAATAGTTGcatgtaatattattttcacGTGAACTCCGTAAGTGTGAGACACTCTCATGTAAGAGGGATGTCGCAAGCAAGTTTCACACGACAGAAAACTACCCGAACTTCATTATGTCATGTTTCAAACCCAATATACAAGCTAGGTATGTgataatgagtttttttttgaaagttatgTGATAATGAGTTAATGACCATACATTCATAAAGATTCATtaacatattaaaatttcatgGACTATTCTCTCATAAACAAAAGCAAACAGCTCAACATTAGCTAATCTCTAAAAATATCAATAGCTTAAAGAAATTTCTTAGAATATTACAACTGACAAGAAATTTCGCAACAATGAACTATCCAATTTTCTAACAGTGACTAAACACCAATGTGTGAGTGTGTCATATTTGTAATACAAATCCTAATACTCTTCTCTCACGCACCGTCGTCTCAACGATAGCCCAAACTTTCTACGAACTTCTCAACATctgaaatagagaaagaaaagatgAGCTTGATAGCTCAAAAAGTATCCAAATCCAAATTGGCTAGATCAAGcttaaatacaagtaaaataaataaacaaaatattcataactcataagataaaatttatataaagtAGAAATTGTATCTCAGTTCAATTGGAAGATTGCCGTATAAATTGCAATGATTTcctaaaatatcaaaaatttcattgGAAATGTTACATGCATCCAATCAAATTTCAAGTGCCTAATAATCTTTATGACTATGGTCATATTATATCCTTGTAACTAGGACTAGAACCACATATAGtcaaattttaacattaatttttaatatacatTTAATTCCAtaccaaaaaaatcatagactaaaatgaaatttataccccttaaagtttgggatacttttgatttttttctctataaaatttaaaattttggattgtGACTTTCAACATTATGTAGTGATTTGATTCTAGCCCTTACACCCATATGCTCAATATTGATGTGTTCATTAAGTACCAAACTGTTTGTGTTCGTGCACCATGGAAGATTGATCAAAAGCAGATTCATTAGTTTTCAATATCACATCATGTGCACCCTCTAACATAATACTCTCTTTAGAAACCATCCCTTCACCTTGCTACTCTTCAATAGATTCATTTTCTTGTATGCATGTTAAAGCAACACTTGTCAAGGCATGTACGTTTGCGTCAACATTAGGCTTTGGTGTTGCTTGAGGATTCTCCATGACCAAGTTATCATCATCAATGTTGTCTTCTATGGGGGCAACAATAAGTTCATTGTGATCAATTATCCTTAATTTCCCAATTGAATTGGTTTGAGTCTTCATTTGCTTCATCTGAGCAATCCTGTCTTGAACATCTTTCATGAGCTTTACAAATAATTCCTTTAATTCCTTGGTAGATAATTCCTTGACAGATTGTTCAAAAGTGCGATGAGGACATGAAATGGAATGAGAATTCATCGTATTTGCTTTCAACTTGAAGAGTACCACACTGAGATTGAGGTAGATACTTAGCTCGAAAGTATGGTGACAAATACTCATCACAAAACTTTTCTTTCATATCTTCCCATCCACTAATGACAGGTTCATAGTTTAAATAGTGGAAATATTCATGCTTCTCCCAAAACATTTGTGCTCCACCTCTTAACTTCAACTTTGCATACCTAACCTTTTTGTATCTGCCCAATTTGCTTGCTCAAAGAATTTCTCCATCCCATTCATCCGATAGACAAAATCCTGTGGATTAGTTTTATAACCATCAAAATAGGGTGCTTCTAGTATTACCACGACTCTCTGAAATAGTGCTTCAACAAATAGTTTGAAGTTGGAACAAGAACCTGGGTTGCTGTGATGTTCTCTTTATAGCTCGTTGGAATAGGCTTCTAAGACTATTCTCTCAAATAGTTGCTGGGACTGGGCTAGTTGACAGGTTTGGATTTTGTGGGCTGGGTctagtattttttataaaagaaaactGATGTTGTAAAAGGTGGGCTGGGGGCTTGTTAAAAAAATGGgttgagtcttttttttttttttttttttgaaaggctGGTAACTGGTTTGGTTAAAAGCTATCCTTTTTTGTGTGGCAATTGGGCTGGTGAAGCTTGggctttcaaattttttttttataaatggaaTGTTGGGTTGGTATTTCGTTTATGGGCTGATATTGAGAGTGAAACAAGACTCGAGTGCTGCGAGGAAGAAGAACTCATATGGTACTATCGGGTTACCTCTGATACGGGGTTGATGGACTGGCTATTTGTTGCGACAATGCTGGATGGCTGTTGGCGGTGGCTATGGGACAACAGGTTGAGATCGACATTAACGAGTTCTTGTGGTATTGATCTTGTGGAGTGGGTTGGCGATGTGGTACTCTGAGATAGCAAGATGGAGTGGCGTTGCACTAAAACAGAAGAGGAACTTTAAGTGGCCTAGGAATAGGTTGGCGCTTTAATCGTTTATTGGGATGGCAATGTTGGCTTTCCAATGGGTGGTGGTGTGCGAAGAAACTTTGAAAGAACCTGACTAGGTCgggttttggggtttgttgGGTGTTGGGTCAAAGGGCTTGGGTTGATGAGTAAACTTCTGGTGGCTTGATACATGTGGGTATTGAcaaatggtttttatttttatttttttattttttatgttggtttGGCAGAGATGTGGCAAAGGGATTTTTGAAGGTGGTATGGTGGCTGGATTTCTGGTGGTGGAAAAAATACagtgaatgtttttttttttgtccggTTCTGGATTGATTGTGATAATGCTTCAAAAGATCAGTGTTTGTTTTGATACCAAAATTGACACAGGACAACTAGaacaaaactaaaacaacaataaaataaagggatatgacctaggagtcagcacctaggccttgcttggagtcagcaccaagcgggGAAGCCACTAGAAGTCAGCACCTAGGATAGACCTAGAGTTAGCACCTGACCAAAGAAAGACCAAacaatcattttttattcatcaaaatatcaactatctcTTTAAGGAGCACAATaagttgcttataaaggattactaaaccctagttctaattggctaggaaaccctaattgaCTTATTACGAAAATAACCTTGcttctaaattaaaatattaatagcctaataaactactaggacctaaacaataaaaatacaattgacttgcaaatataaataatactaaataaaaattttcttgcgTCTCCTGCATCAACTACATAGAGtcaaattttaacattaatttttaatatacatTTAATTCCATTTAATTCCATAtcaaaaaaatcatagactatAATGAAATTTATACCCTTTAAAGTTTGGGatacttttgatttttttctctgtaaaatttaaaattttagattgtgACTTTCAACATTATGTAGTGATTTGATTCGAGCCCTTACACCCATATGCTCAATATTGATGTGTTCATTAAGTaccaaataagctcaaaataACGTAAAGTTTCTATTCAAAACTACTTCATTTTGAATGCTATTAAAGTCATGTAAGCATATTTATTATATCATATGCCActttttttactctctctctctctctctctctcattgtcgCATATGCTAGGTTATAGATAATTCTGTCGCAAGCACCACTTGTCATCCCTTTCTCTCTTTGAGCCCCTTTGTATCACCTTCCTCATTGTTTAGCGAACATAACAATGGTGGCAGCGGCAGAGGATCAACAAACAATGAAGTGTGACATTTGTTGAGATCGGCAATCATGAGTATAGGGACGGAGGGAGACTTGGACTAGGGAGGCAATGACCCCCCTAATATTTTTTGATTAATATACACATaggtattaattttagcaattttgttatataaaatcACATTTTGCCCTCCTTaatattatcattgattcttttaataGTACTACTCTAGCCACAAActtttctataacatttttacaaattattaaggTAGTGAAATTTTATTGGTTTGCATCTGGACCCATCACTTACATtacatttttacttactaataactgCTTAccacattaataatttgtaaaaaatattgtattttagcattttcctatttttaaaggccaaatctaaaatctaaagcaaaataaacaagtccaaaaaaattattcaacaacaaaaattaccaataataatgctaaaaaaaattaaattcaatcaaccaattttagctaaaacaaacaacacgatcctttaaaaaattttaaacaaaataattttgtccatTCTTGGATGCACACATAAAAAACACAGCAAAAACCATTACCTGTTAAGCAACTGAGCTGAAAGCTAGACGCACACAACCAACAACAAAACTAACCCCTAACTTCAAGTCCTTGCTTTGTCCCTACTTGAGTATCTCTTCTTCTGGTTAAGAGAAGATTTTGGGGGCTTGCTACACTGGAGTGGAAAAAGGAAGCCATGGGTTCAACTTGACACTAACAAGTTGTGCCCACTTGACCGTCTCTAGGTGATGATGCCGAataaatcaccagtaagctgcgagcaCTCTCCGGATCAAAATaacacctgcaaagagaaaacaaagagacctaaaagagagcaccggtgtggtgccggccaaaaaccctccgaaggtcaagttagaatttctttacaACCCTAGATTGCCAGAGTTGGGATAATTGTGCATACCTTGatatttagggtttctggggtatttatattggcgtaGAATTGGCGGCTGAATACGCTCTCgtgtttcccacagacggcaccacaccggtgctctcttttaggtctctttgttttctctt from Castanea sativa cultivar Marrone di Chiusa Pesio chromosome 6, ASM4071231v1 includes:
- the LOC142641313 gene encoding uncharacterized protein LOC142641313, encoding MEKGLISVDRWTEHSQAYFLTHLHSDHTQGLSSSWAKGPIFCSRLTAKLFPFKFPGFNLSLLRLLAVGTWHSISLVSPSSASSSSLQVMPIDAHHCPGAVMFLFRGEFGCLLYTGDFRWETTSKRAEIGRTMLLNALKDDVVDILYLDNTYCNPSYAFPSRAIIAQQVIDIIVSHPEHDIIIGIDSLGKEDLLLHISHELKIKIWVWPERLQTMHLLGFHDIFTTKTSLTRVRAVPRYSFSVETLEGLNTMHPTIGIMPSGLPWVVRPLENGDKLFGSLLTSRYNRSKWSGNGGNHTEKPNGNLGSVEKYHKYIYSVPYSDHSCFAEIEDFVKLVQPTNMKGIVSSSSCYVDPLYYFGRLCGAYQSAQSLPHNKRKERVERVLAVNNKTTFRCGASAGVERKRAMTVKVKSSGIHVSRMSALRRKKRGAKIEENDRPN